Sequence from the Triticum urartu cultivar G1812 unplaced genomic scaffold, Tu2.1 TuUngrouped_contig_10564, whole genome shotgun sequence genome:
CCAGGCTAGtacattcgaaatcccaggcacAAGCCAGCGTGATCTCTGCCCAGGCATGCAGCCCAGGGTGGCAACCAAACTAGCCCTCAAGCCGTTGGAGAGCTGCTTAAAatggaaggaaccattgttccacttGTCATGCCACGGACACACTGTGATATACCCTTGCCAATGGAACAGGTGGCATAAAACAGTAAAAGTTCTGCTCAAAATTCTTTTTTAACAGGAGGCATAAACTATTttcaatctttgcttcattttaAGAAAATTATACTTTGCTTTTGAACCAAGAATCAGCTTTGTTTTAACATTTTTTCATGGATGAACCATGTTTGCTTCTGAACCAAGAGAAGATATCATATTGGAATCACTATCCAAATAGAAAAGATGCCTTTGGTAGTGCCAGTTAAGGATACTTTTTATGCCTGTAATAGAACTTTTCTATTACATATGGCTATTGGTAGTGCAGTGAAAGGCTTTGTGGTTGTTGTAATAGAATTTTTCTATTAATATTTCAGGCAGACATATGGCTATTGTCCATGGATCAGGAAGAGGGTCGTCCGGATGTTAGCAAGCTAACTAGAGAGTACTGCAAGGACATGAAGGGTGAAAATAGACCTATTATTCTGTCCCATAGTATCCTTATTCAGCCTTCAGTTCATGCTTTCTAGTTTTGGAGTTCCACTTTGTTCCTGATGCATCTGCATTACTACATTTCTATGCATGTGCATGTACTGCATTTCTTTTCCATCCCAGCATGTCGAAATACACGCATATATCCTTGACATGGTGTACAGATAAGCTCCCCAATTTAATAGAAGACCATGAATTTATGAAGATAGACGATCCAATGTGCGCCATCTTCATGGAAGACGAGGAGGTGTGTACTCTTCTGCATGCCAGATAAGTTGGTCCTATTGGGCTTACCCTAGTTTTATTTGTCTTGCGAACAGTTTTGCTTTCTCAGGCTAAATTTATCCGTAAGCCTTTCAATAAATGGACTATGATAGCACAAACAGTCAAATGTCCTACAAGTTACATGTTTAAGCTATTACCTTTGTTTCTTAAAAATTACTCCATAATTTTATGAAGTTTTACATTATCTTTTATACTTGTAAATGTTCAGAATTGACATTCTCACTAGAAATAAATTTAGTTACACATTTTTTAAATATTTTACTATGGAATCACAGTTCCAAAAAAATGTGCTCGAACAATTCCTTCAAGACTGCAGATTGTCATTTAATGACAGTCTTTTTTTGTTGTAAACTTATTTAATACTAAGAAGAACAAAAGTGTAGAAACATTCATTTTAATTCCTCTCAGGCTATGTGTCAGAACCATTCAAACTAGAATCAGGACatcaaaatttcaaaaaaaaaacactATAGGAAATAGGAAAAGTAATGTATTCTATAGCTATGCTAAAGGACGCCTTCTTATTATCAGGCTTGATTTTCCAGATCGCATCGGGTTATGTAGCCCTAGAATTCACTGTTTTGTCGAGTAATTTTTCTGGAGGTTGAAGTTAGCAGTGAGTTACTAAAAAGGAAAGATGTCAACAGTCAAGAACCATACAACTTCAACTCGACACCGTAAAGAATAGTGTAATGTTGGATGTCACTTTAGCACTTCGTATCGGCTCGCGTATGCCCGCGTTCCTGTTTAGTGAAGTCACCAAAGCATTGCGCTTCCTGCTGCACTGAAACTAAAGAAATGGACGCCCCCATTGTCCACCCATTCCAATTGAAAAGAGGGGTTTGGATGAAATAAAGCATCCAAAATAGGAGTCTGATTTTTACTCAAGACCATCACTGTTACATTTTGGTTTCATTTAGTTGGTCTACAAGAGTTTTCACATAGTTTGCCCAGTAACTGTTGAGTTCTGAAAGTGGCTTTTGTTCTTGCCATTCAGTGTAACATTATACCCGAGATATGTCATATGCTTTACTTCATGGATCTTTGATATTTGGATGTACCTTTTTTCGGGTCACTTATGTGAGTTGTCCATCTAACATGTCTCTGCTTCAGCAAGATATACCTGTGAAAATAAGGAACGCTTTCTGTCCTGCAAAAGTTGCAAAAGGCAACCCATGTCTAGAGTACATCAAACATATTGTGCTTCCATGGTTTGGATACTTTGAGGTACCTAGGAAGGAAGAGAACAGTGGTAGCAGGTAATCTTTCTATCTGAACAGTGCTATCTGGTACTGTATTTGTACATTTTATTTTTCTGAAGAGGTGCATGTACAAATTTTCATTTGATGGGAGAGATCAGGGAGGTAGGTATACAAGGACTTGGATCATTTGTTAGCATGAGGGATTTCTTGTTCCTTTCACTTGGTTAAGTAGCACATCTACGCTTATATACCTAAGAGATTCATCCCCACTATCTTATTTATCTTTACATGCACAAACAACATAAGCAAGTGGCCCCATGTGTCGCTAAGAGGATGAGAGAGCAGCGCTAGTCTACAGAAAATGAGCAAAGTATGGGTGTGCACAATGGTTGATAGGACGATCTTATCTTAAGTCCGCCACGAAATATAGAAAAGACAATAAAAAATGATGTGCAATGGGTTATTTCTTAGCTTTATCTTATCTCTAATAACTTGATATCCCTAAATTTGTGGTGAGAAAATTgatgctaagagatcatctcttaaTTAAGGGAAGGCAAGCCTTTTCTTATGGTTTCTCTATCCTCCACCTCGGCATTTATCCTATGTGGCACTCCTAAGCTAGCACCATTTTACATGCCCTAAGGATAATAAGGATATGATAGGGCTGTTTTGTTGTTCAATGGGTCTCACATTTAGAGGCGTGGGAGAACCTAAACATTGCATGAAGGTTAAGAAACTTGGCCTCAGTTTACGTGGAAGAGTTAGCTCACATCTACACTGCATTGTGTGCCAACAAATTTTCCAGGCAGCAGATATATTCTACAAAATGAATGCTATATTTCATCATTTGATGCAACATTTTTTATCTATATATGTAGGACGTTTCAGAAGATGGAAGAGCTTATCACTGATTATGAAAGTGGTGCTCTGCATCCCACTGAGGTGAAGCTGGCCCTTACGAAAGCACTAAACAAGATTATGAAGGTAATATATTCTTGCGGCCTACATCCATCCCCTAATTTTCCCCAAGGAAGTACTAGACCCATTTTCTTAGTAGAAATACCAGGTTATTTTCTTCGAGGCACGGTTTCTTTTTTGATTGGATGTATCGGTAATTAACAATTCTTCTATCATAGTTAAACACAATTTGGGTATTAAATGTTTGGATAAATAGTGGTATGCACCAAAGATGCTGTCAGAAGATTGACAGAGGATATCGAGAAGTGAGGAAGTTAACATCAATTCATAATAATGTACAATAGTTTCAGTAAACTAGCAGTTGATCCGTGCATTGTCAAGACTACATTTTTTGCCAAAGGCGAGCAGGAAAAAAAAACTTCTCTCTTTCTTCAGAAAAGAAAGAGAACACCTGCCATTAGGGATGCAGAGTGGACGGGTTTGCGGGCTACAGAATGGAGGGCAGCATACCTTGATGAGTTAGTTACTTGGGCGCTTGTCTGTAGTTGTGTTTTTGTGGTGGATGAGGCCAAGTCAGGTGCACTT
This genomic interval carries:
- the LOC125526594 gene encoding tyrosine--tRNA ligase 1, cytoplasmic-like, translating into MEKVLAKLNLAEYRAWLKSFLPLRETNPVSVTTTERAGAEELMVGFKHVAPTENTAVAIRNLQADIWLLSMDQEEGRPDVSKLTREYCKDMKGENRPIILSHNKLPNLIEDHEFMKIDDPMCAIFMEDEEQDIPVKIRNAFCPAKVAKGNPCLEYIKHIVLPWFGYFEVPRKEENSGSRTFQKMEELITDYESGALHPTEVKLALTKALNKIMK